TTTTTCACCATAATGAAACATGTCCTTCATCGTAActaatttttatgtaaaaatatgaacaaaattattaaaataagtTCTCATTGTGATGATATTCCTATTGTTATGATTATGAAAATCATATTAACCTTTTGAGGTCTAGTCAAGGGTCAATTGTTTGGCAAAATTTGTGTCCAAACTTTGATTTGTGAGGGATCAAGGTCATTCACGTCACCTATGGATATCGTACCTGAAATGCGTACCATAGATTTGTTAAAGTTCAATACCAAAGAAACTGTACATCCCTACTGTTTTATGCTGTCTTTTTCCAGCACTCAAGGTATATAAGTATACATTATAGTGTCGGATAAAGACGGCACCCATGGTGACCAAGGGGTTAAGCAGAGGGGTACATGGGCCTCAAGAGTTTTAACGACATACAGTTAAAAACAGAGGGCTAGGCCAAAACCCCTAACCCctgaaatgatattttgaagtgaaaaaaattaagagtTACTTACTAATAACCTGTCACTTTCTCACAAAGGAAGTGCGTGTTCATTTGGAAGGTGCCATGTATGGGGCAAGATTCGCTTACTATtttttgaaacacctgacaaCACTTCCCAGTCTTTTTTTGCCAGAAGACAATATAATATTATCTGTCTTCAAGGAcctgactttgttgtgtgttttGTGGACTGTCTGTGCTATGCCCTTTTCAGACTGGTTGTCTGTGCAACTGgccatgtaaacactgtatttctGACCTATGAACTTTAGAATATGGATGGGTATGATCACAAATCTTTAAATACACCCAACAGTTCCTAACAAAAGGTATCTAGGTGGTAATCATGACGTCATTTTCTGATGTTTATCAGCAGGACATAAACTAACCTACATCTAGCAACTTTACAAACTACTAATATACTAGATTTAACGACTGATTTAATAATCAGAATACTGTAGCTATACATTAACTGCACCTACCTTGAGAAAGCTTGATATGTTATCACAGCCGTTGACTCTATCTGATCAAAGTAGACATGTACTTTTTCTGGCCCATTCTTCATGACAGTTCCTCTGAGACCATTGACAAGATATTTTGACATATTCTTTACAAGCATGACTGGTGCCCCTTCTTTTAATCGGACaacctaaaaaaaaaattgggaccaTTGAGTGCTAGTACAGCGAAAAAAATTTCTATCTAGAGGACACACTGGAAAATAAATTCACGTGTACTTGACATCCACATGCAGCCTCTCACAGTGAAGTTATATTTGTGCACATACCTCTGAGAACATTCACATGAAGGAATTTTTATCtaaatgtaaaatcaagaaattGATGTTCAAAGCTGCAGCTCATTAGCCTTTAGGACcaacaaatgcaaacaaaaaaccTGCAGGGTCTGTGACACCCAAAAAGATATGAAAAATGACGCATAGCTTTGATTTtgcattttatgtaattttctgCAGATAATAAGTAGATTATTTTGAGAGAGCTGTCAAACAAAGGATTAAACCACACAGTTGATTGGCGTGAATTTTGTTCCATTAATACATACCTTCGGGACAGGTAACCTATTCAAAAGCAGTGGATCACCAACATCTTCAGAGTGATATTCAGTCACTTCACCAGCTGTATCCATCAACTGCTCTGCGTTGTGTAAATCAACCTCATAGTTGGTGGCGTACAATTGTACAGGCTTTGCATCAAGGGGCAGTGGTCGATCAAGTGATCTTATTAGTCGTTCAGATGTAAAAGAAACAGTTCCCTTTGAACACTCGTGTACCATGGTAATAAAGTCATTTTCTGACTGCCTCAGGGTTTTGGTCAATGTTACAATATGTGGAACAGCTTTAACAAATAACTGGGACTGAAATACATATAGACCATTGTCACCATAATGACGGTTTGGCACAGGTTTTAATTGGAAGAAATCGCCACTAAAAATGCATTGCACACCCCCCATAACTGTACTACTACTACGTATCTGCCGTAAGACAGACTCCACTTGTTCAAACACCTTGACACTTAACATAGAAATTTCATCTATCACCAGGACATCCATGGATTTTATCTTCTGTTTACACTCCATATACAATGAGTCGTTTTCAATTTTAGATACAATTTCGTCACTTTCGAATCTACCATCACCCAGACAAAAAGtagaatgaacagtccttgcatcCACATCTTTAAGCAGCAATGCTGCAAGACCTGTAGTTGCCGTAACAACCACATTTTCCCCTCTCTTTCTTAATGTTCTAACAATATCCCTAATTTGAAATGTCTTCCTGTTCCAGCTTGGCCTGTCAACAACAAACTGTGGCCATCAGTAGCCAACTGTAAGGCAGCCATTCTATGATTGACTGACAGAGAAGAGACATCATATACAAAATCTAGCCACACTGATAAATTGGTGGTCCCGCCCAACAAGTCTACTCAAAGAGGCATCAAATACAAAATCTAACAACACTGATAAATGGTGGTCCCGCCCAACAGAACAACTCAAAGAGGCATCAAATACAAAATCTAGCCAAACTGATAAATGGTGGTCCAGCCCAACAGGTCTGATCAAAGAGACATCAAATACAAAATCTATCCACACTGATAAATTGGTGATCCCGCCCAACAGGTCTGCTCAAAGAGGCATCAAATACAAAATCTAGCCACACTGATAAATGGTGGTCCCGCCCATACAGGACTGCTCAGTTCCAACAACATTTTCTgtaaaagaatgaaaaattcaaaataaaaaatggtacAAAATTGTTTGTATCAATTTGCCTACCAAGTGCGGTCACCACACGGCAGACATGAACCACTGGCACACTGCAACATCATGGCGTTTATTAAGGCAGATCCGCACGTCATTAGGAAAGAAATGGGAGGTTCTTCAACgttcaaacgaaaaacaaacTTCGATAAGAGGCCTTTAACGAATTCAACAAAACATAATTATACACAACCAAGCTtattatacacacacaaacatcgCAACTTTTCCTAAAAAAGGTATTAAAACAGCCAACCACACCGGATCTACGCACCAAAATGATCAGTCACAGTCACATGATCCAGACCGGCGTGTTTATCAATGGCAATCgttaaatttttctcatttattgATTTGGTCGACAGAAAAGGGACATCAATACAGAATGGGGTCGCGCTAAGTGGTGATCCCGTCCTACAGGACTgctctgcccccccccccaaatttctgtaaaagaacgaaaatttcaaaataaaaaatagcaaaaacaaTGTTGGTATCAATTCGCGTTGTCCCTATTCTCTTTCACGGATATCCTTTTACACAAATGTCTACTCGATCGCTTTCAGTCCTCTAGGTTTTGCCTAAATCAGGAGATCGTTCAACTTCTGTGAGACTCTCCTCGGCCCGGTGGTATACCCTGACAAGTGATTGAGAAATTTATCACCCAATCTTCCCGCTGCTGTCTGAAGTCAACTCACTGTCGCGCACATCAAAAGATTCACATAAACGGTCAACAGTCTAAAATGTGACTCGACATACAATCATTAAACTGTATTTGATCTTTGGTAGCTGTATGTTATGATTTAGAACGTTCCTATCACGAAAATTGTTAAAGCAAAATGTACCAAGTGAAGTGCGGTCGCCACACATCACACGTGAATAACTCACAGCATCATGGCGTTTATACAAGGCAGGTCTGCACGTCGTCATTTGGATCATTACTGTTTTTCTTCGTGAAAACGAAAAAATCTTTGACAAGAGGCCTTAAATCACTCAACAACACATAATAATACACAACCAAGCTTATTAGAcacaataaatattgtaaacatCGCAACTTACCCTCAAAAAGGTTTGTACAAACAGCAGACAACCACTCTCCGCAGCGGGTCGACACGCCAAAATCGGCCACGTGATCATATTTGTCAATGGAGAAcactgatcatttctaattctccgTACACGCAAACGTAACAATTTAGTTTTGCGAAAAATCGGTAATTTTTCTGCCCAGAAAAAAAGTTGCAGACTTCTCATGACAGagattatttttaaatgaccATCCACAACATATCATGCCCGAAAGTTAGAGATCCAGACAGCCATTATTGCTGAGTGGAGAAAACGGCCAAAAACTGGTTGCATAACCTCtctttgtatttatgtacttgATGGCTGCCGCAGTCGACAACTGCATAAGAGATGAGTAAACGTAATGAATGCGCATGCTCAAAAAGATTGCGTTCGCTCCCGACCACGGCCGAGCGAGCTCGAGAGACTCCGATCGCGCTGTCCATTTCCTCGTTCTATCAGCTGGCGGCGCTGTTCAAACTCTGCCAAGCTACAGCTACACTGCCTAGCCTTCATATGCAGTTCGTCTGCCACCGTACCGTACGTCGGCCGACCGTGATGTGTACCACCGTCGCTACGCAAAGACTACTTACCCCAAAGAGCTCTCTCTCTACCGGGTGCATAGGCCTTCGCGTTGCGACT
This sequence is a window from Ptychodera flava strain L36383 unplaced genomic scaffold, AS_Pfla_20210202 Scaffold_165__1_contigs__length_46593_pilon, whole genome shotgun sequence. Protein-coding genes within it:
- the LOC139126928 gene encoding ATP-dependent DNA helicase PIF1-like, which translates into the protein MECKQKIKSMDVLVIDEISMLSVKVFEQVESVLRQIRSSSTVMGGVQCIFSGDFFQLKPVPNRHYGDNGLYVFQSQLFVKAVPHIVTLTKTLRQSENDFITMVHECSKGTVSFTSERLIRSLDRPLPLDAKPVQLYATNYEVDLHNAEQLMDTAGEVTEYHSEDVGDPLLLNRLPVPKVVRLKEGAPVMLVKNMSKYLVNGLRGTVMKNGPEKVHVYFDQIESTAVITYQAFSRYNKELGKEVATRRQIPLRLAYCLTIHKSQGMTLDSVVVDCKCISNPGQLGVAVSRVRSLHNLRIINFKQRHCPVQPPIIYDYLRQHPVTPSIDKACCKSNTQEVTENLEQSAADCNTDSDGESFNSDSSCELGPEEVESTDPMVQLSEENEGVPDMEETITDTIIPPNFSGISILQDITFKNPETENQKEQTELFNVLLQMNMCCRNFVNSNGKLFMNCLELTA